A window of the Miscanthus floridulus cultivar M001 chromosome 14, ASM1932011v1, whole genome shotgun sequence genome harbors these coding sequences:
- the LOC136504361 gene encoding NAC domain-containing protein 83-like, with protein MEVKDAAKPRLPPGFRFRPTDEELIIHYLRRRALASPLPPAVDIPDVRILAHDPSDLLPPGFSEQERYFFTCKEAKYVKGRRANRATGAGYWKATGKEKPVAVAIPAAARGGGQGQGQAVLVGMKRSLVFYRGKPPTGSKTDWVMHEYRLAGAGLAPCRRAAAQDGDADAAVSRPAEGWVLCRVFRKKKGSAAASAAASPGEDRSDGEEAGESESAGAGGPGFIDFFARADAAGRRRRAASPVVSSSCLTDASPERQQGREQETTSRGA; from the exons ATGGAGGTGAAGGATGCTGCGAAGCCGAGGCTGCCGCCGGGGTTCAGGTTCCGTCCCACGGACGAGGAACTGATCATTCACTACCTCCGGCGCCGCGCGCTCGCCTCCCCGCTGCCGCCCGCCGTCGACATCCCGGACGTCCGCATCCTGGCGCACGACCCTTCCGACCTGCTGCCCCCAG GGTTCAGCGAGCAGGAGCGCTACTTCTTCACGTGCAAGGAGGCCAAGTACGTGAAGGGCCGGCGCGCGAACCGCGCCACGGGGGCCGGGTACTGGAAGGCCACGGGCAAGGAGAAGCCGGTGGCCGTGGCGATCCCGGCGGCGGCTCGGGGCGGCGGCCAGGGCCAGGGTCAGGCCGTGCTTGTCGGCATGAAGCGCTCGCTGGTGTTCTACCGGGGGAAGCCCCCGACCGGGAGCAAGACGGACTGGGTGATGCACGAGTACCGGCTCGCGGGCGCCGGGCTCGCCCCGTGCCGCCGCGCGGCGGCGCAGGACGGCGACGCCGACGCGGCGGTGTCGCGGCCCGCGGAGGGCTGGGTGCTGTGCCGCGTGTTCCGGAAGAAGAAGGGCTCCGCCGCCGCGTCCGCCGCCGCGAGTCCAGGCGAAGACCGGAGCGACGGCGAGGAGGCCGGCGAGAGTGAGAGCGCGGGCGCTGGCGGGCCGGGGTTCATCGACTTCTTCGCGCGCGCGGACGCGGCGGGGCGGCGGCGTCGCGCGGCGTCGCCCGTGGTGTCGAGCAGCTGCCTGACGGACGCGTCGCCCGAGCGGCAGCAGGGGCGGGAGCAGGAGACTACCAGCAGAGGCGCGTGA